In Diorhabda sublineata isolate icDioSubl1.1 chromosome 2, icDioSubl1.1, whole genome shotgun sequence, the sequence GAATTTAACCTGTATTCAGAGTCAAAACAAGAATTCGACGTGTGAAGCATCAGGTTAATGAAAATGCCCGTGATGAgcctaaaaattttattaactcTCTTTTTGACCCCACATCAATTTGAGGCAATGAAATatctaaataattgaatgagtACATGGAATGTTGGTctttttatacaatataaaacaaattttggatAACCTGACCTTGTCAAAATCTATGGTTTTACTTTAAACGGTAATTCATTTCTTTGAGAGCGTCTGACACGATACATATAGAGTAAACACGTGAAAAACAGTTTAATTTGTTCGAAGGTGCAGCAAAAACCACCACAATGcagatattttaaaagtatattaaatgtattttttaaagcCCACCGATTGTCATTAGAAAATAAGTATTTTCTAGCATTGCTGGCTGTCATTTTGTTTTTAGGAAAACcattatatcaaaatctcaataaattGTCTCAATATCTTCCAGTTTTGGCCAcgtttttgacatttgaaacCACTATGCGTCCACAGCTCCTTGGgaactttattttataaataacccTCGTAAAAACTAATTCATCGTATGTATCatcttccaaaacatattcatataaaatatcacAATGTAGCTTTTGAAAAATcggagatgtttattattattattatcttaaaTACGAATTGATTTGTGaaatccaaattattttttatttttccagatATCTTAGACCTTCTTTAAACATTCTGTATTGTCATTTTCCCAATATCATTGTGATAATATTGTAacacatttttctaaattttcatcttCTCCGCCACTGTTTTTAAATAGCATAACCACACGAAAGTACCACGTTCTTTTAGAGTGTATGGTGTTGCATACATGAGTAGGTGGTCGATTCTTCATCGAGTTTCCATTCTTTTAGGGCAGTTACCTTTGTGATATATTacttaatttcatataatacaTTCGAGCGAATGGATAAACTAGATCGctagaagaaatttgaaaataatgttaaacagtgataagattaaaatattttttaagaaagtGTATTCATACCATTTCCACCCTTATTTTCTTCACATAAATGTTAATATATCATAAGTTTGCATTGCGAAAAATTCCTCGTATCATATACAGGAAGGTTCGTTGATGTAAAAACTAAATGTAATCTTCAGGAggatatgaataaaaatcaaatgcAAGTTTGGAAGTTACTTTATTTCTTTAGATACAacaaactataatatttttattatcctaTTAGAGATCAAAAATATCCATGTCGGGTATATCGACCACGAGACCTTCGGGTACAGGGGAAGTTCTATGACCTTCCTCTTCTTCCTCGGTCGGATATCCTGTAACCTcatatttttgcaaataatcaATAATGTCAATCATTGAATCTTCTTCTTCCTGAACAGGAATCGGCGTCGGCTCAGGAGGTAGCAGCTCTGCTTTATATTCTgcaataaataactaattatgtgaaaaaatatagaaaacattttgatttttcacatttatgtagtggaaaaaacatttcaatatttagcTTTGGcgaataatataaataagaacGTGATTTCATTATTTCCTATCGATACCGATGAAATGTGTCAACATCTGAAACGTATAGGAAATAACAAACTCTGCTCTCACGCAAGATCTAATCGACAATCAGGCGTGGCTCATGGCCATCGAAATACACCTGCAGATGCTGAGAATGTCAATTTATCGGAAATACTTCTTATGGAGAAATGTTGGCCTAGGAATGTCTATCTCGAACACTACAAAAGACCAATATCTCCAGGTCTCTCTACATTGTAGGTACCGTTCGATCTACTACAAAAATGTAACAGAGTTTACCCCAAGGAACATACCCTAAGAAGCAACGAAAACTCATCTGTTATTCAGTGGAAATAATAAGGACGGATTTTCGGCGGCAGTGTCCTCGATGGTAAAAAACATCTTGGAACTGGGAcacgtttatttataaaataatatttacatgcATTTTTAATGAAACCCAGGAAAATTAGTAGACATGATTACAATGTCagaattttctaagtaaaaagtataatatataaatagatactAACCAGAAATGAAACAGTCATTCAGTTGAACACATTGAACATAATCACAATGATATAGTTTTgagattaaacaaaaaaaatattgctgtGAATACAAGTGAGCCAAAgtacataaaaatttgttaatgaatgtacgaggtctggctattaaataacgagctACGTGCCTAGAGgccgccctagacgggtggggtaaaaaacgagtggtgcgttgggtatctagatatcttgtctatgaacgccccaaaacacgtttccgtcactattatagtatttgtgcagtggAAGTTTGAAATGAACGTTTTTTTTCTCATGCCGAAAACCATGAGCAAcgtatcaatttcaaatttctcgttaaattgaaaaaaactcccactgagtactataaattgttgcaagaggtctatggagacaattctctatctcgtgcgcgtgtttttgagtggtgtaaacGCTTTAGTAAGGGCGGAGAGGGCattgaagatgaccagcgccgaGGTCGTCCTGTGACTGTtccaactccggaaacagtgatcaaaatcaaccaaattgtgcgtgcagatcgtcaaATGAGCATCCGgttgattgccgaggctgtaaacgccgataaacaAACGGCTAGAAAAATTtcacacgaggaattacacatgacaaaagtctgtgcaaTGCTGATGCCAAAAAaactgactcctgaccaaaagctcttgtgTTAACGGGTCTGCTcggatttccttgaaaggttaaaagaagatctgctttgaaaggaacCCGATTTGATTCTTTAGAatcggtaaagcaaaaaacgacagagttcctaaaggcactcaccaaagaagacttccagcactacttagatcaatggaaaaaacgtatggaaaggtgtgtggtgaGAGGTGGGGAGTATACTGAAGGGGAGCATTTGAatgtacaataatttttgtaataaaaccttttttcgtaaccagtctcgttatttaatagccagattTCGTAAATATCTCAAGGTACGTTAAAAGGTTTAAGTCGATCTGTCCACCAGCATATGTCACAAATGAGCAATATTGATACCAGATATACGTAAAATAATATCACAGCAGTTTTATCCTGATATGGGATAGAGTAACTTTATACTTCAAACGTTTTCTATCGAAATTACTTAAATCATTTTCCAGTAAATGATTTTCACACAAGCGATAAATTGATTTCAATcattgaattttacaaatttcttccCATTTAGAACACATATCGGGAAATCGTTCCGGAATTTGAAACAAATGTTTATGTGACAATTAatattgacagtaatgacacattcTGTAACACTAGCGCCACGATTGATAAACAGCACAACTAAATTTGTGTGGCTGAAATTTAGGTACAAGTTGACCTTCTTATTAGGTGTGTTTTGTGGTTTATCCTGTCATTCTTGCTTTTTATTCTATCCTATTCTACAGTAAAAAAGCTCGATTAGTACCTGTTACGGTTCTGGCACGCCAAATGGGTACAATTCCTCTGGGATTTCCCCTAAATTCCGTACCATCTGGATTTGTTTCTTGCAGCTCCAATTCATCCGCTCCGACATAATCGAATTTAGGATCGCGCATGTTCACGTAGAAACCATGTTGTATATATTTACCGTCAAAAGTAAAACATCCTGGTCCTTTTGGAAGATTTTTATCGAATTGACCATGGTATCTAAAAATAACGTTCTCTATATGTAGGAAAGAAAACCAAGCCCGATTTTTGTTCTAAAGGATATGCAATCATCCATTTATCAGACCAATATTGCGCATGttctttttttaagtattttccgTTTCGTAGCGACTGCTTCAATATAATAAGAGTAAAGAGTAATTTGTaattaaacataataaatattagttttaatcaACCTCAACCTCATTAAAAAACAACTTGaggaaaactcaaaattgaGTCGATCTCAAGAACTAGTACAACTTTGAGAGCCCTCAATCTTTCAGATGTAATAAagtcacaaaaaaaaacgttgcgAAActgatataataatttcattgaaataaatcaattttcatataatgtATGACCTATACATAGTTTTTTCTCTTTTGTGTTATTTGAATGAATGGCAGGTAATAGATGGAGAGTTAAATGTCGCATGTTTGTAATGCCTCAATTACCTGAAAGAGAAAAAACTTGAGCAACAGTCGGCATGGTGATATCTGAGTAAGAAATTAAGTGTAGATTCTTTctgtttcacaaaaattgataataccCGTGTAATATCAACGCGATTATAATTACGGTGATCAAAGGCTGACTTCCAGCAGGTGATTCAccaaaaacaagtttttttgcTGTATTGCTGAATACCTGAACGAAATTCCGAAACGACACGATTCATTTGAACGGAAAAAACACCACGAGATATTTCTGTTTCCAAAACTGGGGTATATGAGTAGATGGGTCAATAATCAGAAGTTCTGAATCAATAGAAATCTACTCACAACAAAAACTAGCGCTTCTAAAATTTGCAATAGTGGACAAAACAAATCATTCTTCAActaatacatattttgaaaagttgtaACATTACCTGTAATATGGATAATTGATTATACCTGGTCCTTCCATTCTACCGTTTTTCCATGTACCAAAATGAGTTACGTTACACGATTTATACGTGTATGTTCCTAACCCATGACGAAAACCCAAATACCAAGAACCTTCGTATGTATCTCCGTTGATGTAATAGTAAGTACCTGAAGAAAACCAATTTACTATAATTATGAGTATTAAGGAGATTATTATGAGGTCTGTTTTTATTTCAACCTCCCATCGCACAGTATTATGACCAGAAATCTAGCAGGTAATTGGTGTGCATAGTAGGCGACTACGCATCTTTCCTGCTGGGACGCTCTGTGACTGACGATTCCAACAGGCTATTTCCGATTGAGTTGATGTCACATTAATGTCAATCGCTCTCGATTCTTCCGCAAAGTGTGAAATGCGTGCTGTTATTCGTTTCTTGCAGGCAGAAGGGAAGAGTGCAGCGAAAAATAatgagttaggttaggttcgtgtgtaaaaaatttgatagttaCTGAACTGATTTCCATGAAGAAGACGACATTGGTCAGTGAATTAACTAAGAGGTTAGGGAATCTCAAAATCTGGCATGTACTGAACAGTTGCGCTTCAGAAAAGTTTGGTTTGAGTTTAAGCCAACGATTTTGACTCACAAACTCGTCAAATTGATGCAGCTTTGGAATTTCTCGACCGTTACAATAATAAGAGAGATGTTTTGAAATCCATTGTGACAAGTATGACACGCCCAAAACGAAACGGTCCGAAATGGTCCATCAAATTCAAATGAACCTGCAACAGATTATGGTAACTGTTGGGACCAAAAAGGTGTGTTCCTTGTAGAGTTTATGCAacttgtataaaaattaattgagattCATATTCTGAAACTTATGAAGCAATATTCAATACAAACGAAGAAGCATGCTGACTCTTGGAATTGATCTGATCCTCGACAATGCCCAAACACATAGCTCTCTTGTAACCCAACGACTTTTGAAGCATTTTTAATGGGACATTTTCGAACGTCCATTACACAGTCCTGACCTAGCATCGATTGATTATTATCTTTCATCTGAACTGAAGCAGTGGCTTGGGAGCAGCGCCGTGGAGCTCAAATAAACCTTTACAACTTACTTCCAAGAATTGGCGACTACATTTTATGAAGAGAATGTTTTAAGCTTGTTATGTAGAGAAATCAGCTGTATGTACCTTACTTTTGgtagaattttttctatatattaaacCATCTTTTCTTTACGGCCCATCGGAATGTGAGAAAAAGCAACCTTCttacatagaaaaatattactattaaatGTTAATGCAATAACGGGGCGGAAAAGTGACTTCTCAGAGGTCTACAATTGTTAGCTTTCGCTTTCTATCTAGTGGAAAGCGATTTCTTATATAAGAAGTGGTGGCGGCAAAGATGAGCTtccgaaaacaaaatttataaaaataatgtaaagaTGCATTTACTTATTACATTGAAATATTCAACCTAAGCCCTTCTGATTTATACTATTAGATATTTGATCTGCAAATATCTGTACTctcgtaaaaaattttttatatcttctcAGGCACATTATAATACCtcgaatgatatttttaatagtattagtttttttatataactaatatgaaattttcatagtAATAACTTACCGATACCATGTTTAAAATCCTTCTTCCAATCTCCTATATATCTAGTACCATCCGGATAGATAAATTCCCCTTTACCATGTTTCAATCCCTTTCTCCACATACCGGTATATTTAGCaccatttttaaaacaatacatcCCTTTTCCGTGTCTCTTTCCGTGGTGGTATTCGCCCTCATATATGTCACCATTCGGAAGCAACGCACTACCGAAACCATGTCTGTCTAATTGATCATCTCTTCCACCTTCGTATTCTCCGTAAGGATATATTTCTTGTACCTCTCCTCCTTCTCCTCCTAGcttttcttcttcatcaaacTCTTCATCGTCCATGTTCAACTTTGTCCAAAGTACGTTATGAAGTTTATGAAAATGACATAATAGTTATGACAAatgtctttttatttatcatatttcgtTACCTGGTATATCGTTTTTTGTTACTTCATATATGTATTACTCCTATAAGGACAGTTTTTATGGGAAAAAGCGtctctacgttacggtgccgacagtattcatgcgcagaaccgagctggaacctccgtggatagagaaatcgttgtgATTCTGTCTTCTTTAGTTGGAACAGCTTATAGAAActttgacacggttttatattcTCTTGGTTGCTTCTAATGACATCAACGGAATCAAAAAACgtttcaagtatttttatactttaaaaattgttctcaattcttttacaaaaatttgaaataattttgaaatctcGTTTTTATGAAAGCAAATCGAAAATACTGGTGATGCTAGCCTAATAGATGTTTTCCCACTTCTCGCAAACATCTTTGATACGTCGtatttcgtaaattttttaCAGTACTGTATTAAAATGTACCAGGTGAGCACATTTCCCATTCTACAAGTGGGAAccttgttttttaaaaaaaacctgTAAGTTCGGTTCTGCTtagccgatttttataaaattgtttcatatattttgatttctctTTATAACTTTGAATAAAAGCATAAAAGTTTACGAGGTCTTACCTAGAGATGGCAGTAGTTGCTTGTAAAATTCCCACTTtgttagaaagtacacaatttattcatcatatgtttcaagtttggaaTTGCCACGTTGCTTCATATTTGTTTGGAAGTCATCACTAGTGAACGtttccagtgaatttgtaaatacgggaaaaattggtcatcgttttgtttgaaaggcattagcccaaccaatataaaagctgtactagattctattctgggTGAGACAGCTCCTTCaatatcaaaagtaaaatattcggTAGTAGAGTTTGAACTAGACCGAATGACCTGAGAAGACCAACTTCACAGTGGTCGACCGAATGAGGTGATGTctacagaaatgttgaaatgttgaaaaaaagcaacaaagaggtactggatgatcgtcgactggaagtgcacgagctagcagacatagggcatttcaaaaagtgccgGAAATTGCATATTAATCGAAAATTTACACAACAGAAAGCTTTGTGCAAGATAGGTGCTGcgtttgctcataatggaacaaaacagtattttgaagatgtttccatcgaatgtttggcaatgtttcacagaaataaagccgaatttttacgtggtttcataaccatggataaaaCGTGGGGCCATCAGCTCACACTCGAGACAAAGGATctatcaaaacaatgaactgaagaGAAAGAGCTGGCTCTAAAGAAGACcagttccatctgcaggcaaggtcatggcgtcggttttatGGGATGCGCGTGGGTTAGTTTTCATTAACTATATTGGAATGGGCAAAACTATCAACAGCCactattatgcgaacttattgaaACGTTTGAGAGAAGAAATCTAGCAAAATAGCCACATTTGGGTACGAAGAatatgttgtttcatcaagcaTTCCCGCACACACATCCGTTATAGCAAtgactaaattaaaattttaattacaatgtcatacaccctattcgccaAAATTACCCtcttttcattataaaaagggtatcgaagtTATTGAACATCGATGGGGCAAGTGTATGAAGCTAAAAAGAGATTTCGGTGaacaataaatacatttttttggacttcttagatcttttgaaagtaaactaaattaacattaacattatcCCAGATATTATGAGAATAATTCTTGGAATAATCCATAACATGAATTGTTACATGTCAATACGTATAATTATGTAATTAAGAGAAACATGTAATTCTTGTtgcacaaaaaaaattacatttacaCTTTTATTGTTAATCTAGTAAACCATTAACATGAATTGGTGGTAAAACATCTATCAAAgttctaaattttttatcgtTCCAATCACACGCGTATGAATAACctttaactaaattatttttagaccAACGTAACCATTTCACTTGGTTAGAAACATCTATGTCGCATACCATCTGGTTTTCACCAGTTATTGACTCGTAGGGATTGTTATGACCGACAAGAATGATTCCTTTTTTATTCTGAGAATCATATACAAGTTTCCAGAATACTGCCGGTACGGGAAACGTCGGCGaatctttattttgataatttaaataaagttttcgTGGTTCGAGTGTTTCTTCGTGCTTCAATATTGAATTTCCATATATGCCGGTCCATACTTCGAGATCTAGTTTTTTTCTAGCGGCATAATCTCTTACATCAATCTCAACTTGATTCCAATTGCCACCATTGAAACTACTCCATTGTGGAGACACGTTTATATATCTGTGAATAGTCAAAAAtgcaatattgaaaaattacaaagaGATTTATGATACAAATCATAACCTGGTGAtgaaatgaatcaaaaatatattatcttcagaataagaagaaaagtgttataagtaaaataaaacaacatatCCAATAAGCATAGATAGTAGAGAGAAAGGACTGAAAGAGaaggaaatagaaaataaaatcatcaaaattatcTTCTATTATATTCTTTCGCGtaattttgagtttgattttgtaccatgcttttgaaattttaacagcTACTTGACTataaattcttgaaatggtTTGAAAGTAACCCATAATTGCAAGTAAATGGGAATGTCTTTGCCAACTAATTTATGAACATGATTGGTTTGACTTGTCATCAGTGTTATGGAGAAGATAATAGCAAAGgaactaataattttcataattgataATGACATTGTACCCAGAAGCCAACATGGGTTTATGCTTGGTCGTTCCACAACGACCAATCTTCTGGCATGTCTAGACCAGTGGGGACCACTGCTTATGATAATAAAGAAGATACGGATGTCATATACCTGAACTTTGAAAAGGCATTCGACAAAGTCccgtataaattattgttacaCAAACTAGAACATCTTGGAATAAGAGGGAATCTTTTGGCCCTAATTCTATCCTTTCTCCAGCTTAGGCAGTTTCAAGTAAAAGCAAATGGTACTTTGTCAAATAAGCACGAGGTTCTTAGTGGAGTACCTCAAGGGTCTGTTCTTGGTTCCCTTCTCTTTGTGATCTACATTAGTGATCTTGCTGTGcacattaaaacaaatatatcattcTCTGGTGATGATGCAAAGATTTCTGCCAAATCTACTTATGAGCAATAGTCACTCCAAGACGACTTGCACACAGTAAATTAAACTCAATGACATGTAGTGTCATACATATTGCTTCAAACAATCCCAGAAGAGCTTATACACTAAACGGAGTGGAGATTATTACAGTTAATCAGCAATGTGATCTTGGAGTTAAAGTGACCTGAAATGGGATGTACATATTAACCAAATAGTCAAGAAAGCCAATTCATTCACTTATATGGTACAGAAAGCTTTTAAGGATCACAAGGATAAGACTTGAATTTTTTCCGCCCAATACGACATCAAAATTACAACTGATGGATCAAGGTGTAATTAAAAACCTTAAGGCAAATTATCGGAAACAAATTCTGAGAAGAATGATTAACGCATTAGAAAATAAGCAATCCCTTGATAAGGTTATTGACCAGCGTATTTTCATAACAGATTTAGCCAAGGTTTGGCAAAATtacgataaaaaattgttttaccaAAGCTGGATTTGCCGACAGAGGAACCAGAGGATGATTTACGAGACATCAATGTCTGCTGGAACGAGCTTCAATCAACTGGTGCAATAAATGACAACATTAGCTTGACGGATTATTTAGCCGTAGACAAGGACTTTATTGTGACTGAATATCCCACTGAATATGATAAAATAGACTCGATAAAAGATCTCGAACACCAAGAGGACGACGAAACAGATTATATTGAGGAACCAGAAAGACCGAAACCCTCAAAGTCCGAAATGCTGCCTGCTTTTgagttcattagaaaatatttcccagctcaaaacaaataaattaccAATTGATTAGTATACATTTTCCTATTGCTTCATGAAATGTACtgatttttgttgttattatattttattatataatattataatatccTGTGTTACATTTCACAAAAACACAAGttaaatactatttttatatgttttttcaaacttaaaaaaatacaatttctttATAACGAAGTTTCTATTTAACGAACTTTTACTTTGGAACCTTCAATTTCGTTATATGGAGGTCCTACTGTACCTCCTACGCTGACAGATTTATGCTATGAAGAACGCCTAAGAATATTTGCCCTACCCACTCTCAGAGAACGTCGCTTTAGAGGAGACTCAATTGAAACCTATAAAATTCTTACACATATCTACACTTGCGATTTGGACATTTTCCATGTGAATACAAATCAGCAATTAAAAGGGCATTCAACTATCTAAGGAAAGAAACGGCAAGTTGCCCAGGAAGAACTTTTTGACAAATCGTATAGTATATATGTGGAATGCATTCGAAAAAGAGACAGTGACTGACtgcaaatacaaaaattttcaaggaCAGACTTGATGCTGGAAACTCAGCTACAAATAATCAGTACACTACTTTTAGTAGTAACACACTAGACTGAAAAGTGTggacaatattttaaaaaacattcatatttaaatttataaaacattagTTTCATCGGTTTTTTTAACCGTATACTATTTGTcgaacaataataataaaataataataatgattattgtGGGATTGTGACAATTGAGAACCAAAGTGTACTCTTTCCAATATATATTCCAAGCTTTCGTATAAGATTAGTATTCATCATCAGATTATTAACCCTTAACCACAGTCAGGAGTCAAATTGACTCCATGTgcaatttataatcaaaatattttttgtttgcgCGCGCATCAGCGCTCAAGCTTCGAGGTACCCTCGAATCTAATATTCTTCAGTACGCTTGAAAGCTTGAAGTGATCAACAACATTgttttgtttacgttatttggTTTTAAAGTTTGCGCGCATCTTTGGAGTCTAATTGACTCCCGTCTGTTGTTAcgtgataaatatttaatatataaaccGGTGAGTTTACaaggtaaataataaaatatttttaatatttttaaagaatttattgTATAGGGATTCTATattctatcattttttatagaaatatggaTTCTTATTCGGGACCATCCAGAAAAAGGGTTCGAGTAACTGACAGAGATTTTGAGGAAACCCTAACAAGGTGGTGTGATGAAGTTTAGACGGATCACAACAATGATAGTGATGTCAGTGATTCTGAATACATTCTTAGTGATCATAGCAGTGATACTGATCAAGAAGAAAGTGAATATTTGGAGGAAGATGAACAATGtgatgaaaatttagaaacggaagacaaaaataaatatttttatggtaaAGGAAAAAAAGGAGAATCTAAATTTCGTTGGTCTAAGACGCCATTAGTAAGTTCATATGTGAGAACACcaaaacataatataataaGGCAACTTCCTGGATTGCGCCATCCTCTGCGCCAGCGGGACAAAATATCCGAAAAAGAATCGTGGACGTGCCTTCTAGACGTAAATATGttagaagaaattattaaatgttcTAATAAAAAGCTATCAAAAATGAGAGATTTATATAAGGATCCCACAAAATCGGATTTACGTGACTTGGACATGATTGAACTAAATGCCTTTTTAGGGTTACTTATATATACTGCGGCTTTCAAATCAAATGAGGAGAATATCACTTCGTTGTTTTCAACGGATGGTACAGTCAGAGATATTTTTCGCTGTGTTATGAACAGAAATCGATTTGCTATTTTATTACAATGCCTTAGATTTGATGATTCACAAACCAGACAACAACGAAAGGAGAATGATCCGCTAGCACCTATTTCTGcaatatttgagaaatttgttgcaaattgtCAAGCTGCTTACACTATAGGACATTTGGCTTGTGTGGATGAAATGCTTATAAGTTTTAGAGGAAGATccaaatttaaaatgtatataccTCAGAAACCATGCAAATATTGCCTGAAACTAATGACACTAACTGattcaagaaataattatttttataacggATATCTGTATTGTGGGAAACAAACTGATGGGAATACGCttactgaaactgaaaaaaaattgttgattccAACACAAGCAGTACTACGTTTATCAATACCTATTCAAGGAAGCAATAGAAACATAACTGCTGATAACTGGTTTTCATCCATCGAATTGGTTAATGTTTTGAAGACCAAAAACTTGACATACGTCggtactttgaaaaaaaataaatcggaAATACCTCCCGAGTTTCAGCCTAATAGGGCGAGACAAATTGGAAGTTCCCTTTATGGTTTTTCGGAAAATGTCACTTTATTATCACATGTACCAAAAAAACAGAAGGCTGTATTACTCGTGTCATCAATGCATTCCTCCGCAGCTCAAGATCCTGATGTCGACAAACCAGAAATGATTCACTTCTATAATACTACGTCTGGCGTTGACAGTCTAGATCAAAAATGTGCTTTATATTCTACTGGCCGTAGAACGCAAAGCTGGCCTATGgcaattttctttagaatattaGATATATGTGCAGCAAATGcatatattctttttaaaagtaccaaaattgaaagaaaagacACAAGACTGGAGTTTATGAAAAATCTTGGAAAGCAGCTTATCACTGAAGAATTAGAGAGAAGACAGAGTAATTCACGTGTAAGACAGGAAATAAAAGTAGCTATTAGAAACATTTTGGGAAGAAAAGAAGAGCAACCAATAGAACCAGTAGGTAAACTCGCCATTAGAAAATACTGTTCAATTTGCGCCAAGAAACTAAAAAGGAAAACTTCTACATTATGCTCTAGATGCAGGCGTCCAGTATGCCTACAATGTTCATCTCCTATATGTTCAACAtgcatttaaatatatttttttactatttttttagaataaatttgttttgttttaaacgt encodes:
- the LOC130453203 gene encoding radial spoke head 1 homolog, producing MDDEEFDEEEKLGGEGGEVQEIYPYGEYEGGRDDQLDRHGFGSALLPNGDIYEGEYHHGKRHGKGMYCFKNGAKYTGMWRKGLKHGKGEFIYPDGTRYIGDWKKDFKHGIGTYYYINGDTYEGSWYLGFRHGLGTYTYKSCNVTHFGTWKNGRMEGPGIINYPYYRYHGQFDKNLPKGPGCFTFDGKYIQHGFYVNMRDPKFDYVGADELELQETNPDGTEFRGNPRGIVPIWRARTVTEYKAELLPPEPTPIPVQEEEDSMIDIIDYLQKYEVTGYPTEEEEEGHRTSPVPEGLVVDIPDMDIFDL